A genomic window from Elaeis guineensis isolate ETL-2024a chromosome 3, EG11, whole genome shotgun sequence includes:
- the LOC105041339 gene encoding uncharacterized protein isoform X3, producing the protein MFGRGTFPKLETWDIDHFLQYFYGADDENASKSSGKVRTEPAQSVKEEKSGQPEYLQSTIEQKNNSSSPAEETEGSALFGKKSTDHEIENSDSDLNEETIKEAIKKRASYFRANSERITLQQVRRLLEEDLKLAKKTLDAYKSFISKELDMVLQSPEILKSANGVKKKPKKASRDVGEKSLSKVSKKAHRKSDNSESNNILSEDDEVDEEIRPKKRTAEKIKASLKSPKRQKKSMEDNKSPVSKKKKPVEADLEDKSSEDEGAKSSEDGDSHSSAEEEVKKKQEKPTQVYGKRVEHLKSIIKSCGMGVPPTVYRRAKQAPESKREAFLIKELEEILQKEGLSTNPSEKEIKAVRKRKERAKELEGIDLSNIVSSSRRRTTSSYIPLPKPKIEVESDGDEEDEEDEDDEENEEGSDDGDNDGGDSGEGSDEDVEDESD; encoded by the exons ATGTTTGGAAGAG GTACTTTTCCTAAGCTGGAAACTTGGGACATTGATCATTTTTTGCAGTACTTTTATGGTGCTGATGATGAGAATGCATCCAAAAGCTCAGGAAAAGTCAGAACAGAACCTGCTCAATCAGTGAAAGAAGAGAAGTCAGGTCAACCTGAATATCTTCAGTCAACAATCGAACAAAAAAATAACAGTTCCAGCCCTGCTGAAGAAACAGAAGGATCTGCTTTGTTTGGAAAGAAATCAACGGATCATGAGATTGAAAATAGTGACAGTGATTTAAATGAAGAGACCATCAAGGAGGCAATAAAAAAGAGGGCTTCTTATTTTAGAGCTAATTCTGA GCGTATTACTTTACAACAAGTTCGTCGATTGTTGGAGGAAGATCTTAAACTTGCAAAGAAAACTTTGGATGCATACAAAAGTTTTATCAGCAAAGAATTAGATATG GTCCTGCAATCACCCGAAATTCTTAAATCTGCAAATGGTGTTAAGAAGAAACCTAAGAAAGCTTCTCGAGATGTGGGTGAGAAAAGCCTGAGCAAAGTCTCTAAAAAGGCCCATAGGAAATCAGATAACTCAGAGAGCAACAATATCCTCAGTGAGGATGATGAGGTTGATGAAGAAATAAGACCAAAAAAGAGGACAGCTGAAAAAATTAAAGCTAGCTTGAAAAGTCCGAAAAGGCAGAAAAAATCAATGGAAGATAATAAATCACCCGTTTCTAAGAAGAAAAAACCTGTGGAAGCAGACTTAGAAGACAAGAGTTCGGAAGATGAGGGTGCAAAGTCCTCTGAGGATGGCGATTCTCACTCATCTGCGGAAGAGGAAGTCAAG AAGAAACAAGAGAAGCCAACTCAAGTGTATGGAAAACGAGTAGAGCACCTCAAGTCAATAATCAAATCCTGTGGGATGGG CGTTCCTCCAACGGTTTATAGGAGGGCCAAACAGGCTCCTGAAAGCAAACGTGAAGCCTTCTTAATAAAAGAGTTGGAGGAGATTCTTCAAAAGGAAGGGCTATCAACTAATCCTTCTGAAAAAG AAATTAAAGCAGTTAGAAAACGAAAAGAAAGAGCAAAAGAACTTGAAGGCATTGACTTGAGCAACATAGTGTCAAGTTCTCGTCGAAGAACTACATCCAGTTACATACCTCTACCAAAGCCTAAAATAGAAGTTGAAAGTGATGGAGATGAAGAAGATGAGGAAGACGAGGATGATGAGGAAAATGAGGAAGGTTCAGATGATGGTGATAATGATGGGGGAGATTCAGGTGAAGGATCTGATGAAG ATGTTGAAGATGAAAGTGATTGA
- the LOC105041339 gene encoding uncharacterized protein isoform X2, with amino-acid sequence MEGEEEAKKPKEEVEAEISRAMRARVGDFKEQADSLTLEGVRRALEKDLGMKTFSLDVHKRFIKQCLEEYFYGADDENASKSSGKVRTEPAQSVKEEKSGQPEYLQSTIEQKNNSSSPAEETEGSALFGKKSTDHEIENSDSDLNEETIKEAIKKRASYFRANSERITLQQVRRLLEEDLKLAKKTLDAYKSFISKELDMVLQSPEILKSANGVKKKPKKASRDVGEKSLSKVSKKAHRKSDNSESNNILSEDDEVDEEIRPKKRTAEKIKASLKSPKRQKKSMEDNKSPVSKKKKPVEADLEDKSSEDEGAKSSEDGDSHSSAEEEVKKKQEKPTQVYGKRVEHLKSIIKSCGMGVPPTVYRRAKQAPESKREAFLIKELEEILQKEGLSTNPSEKEIKAVRKRKERAKELEGIDLSNIVSSSRRRTTSSYIPLPKPKIEVESDGDEEDEEDEDDEENEEGSDDGDNDGGDSGEGSDEDRHLGG; translated from the exons ATGGAGGGAGAGGAGGAAGCCAAGAAGCCGAAGGAGGAGGTGGAGGCGGAGATATCGCGGGCGATGCGCGCTCGCGTGGGGGATTTCAAGGAGCAGGCAGA CTCCTTGACTCTTGAAGGTGTTAGACGAGCACTAGAGAAGGACTTAGGGATGAAGACATTTTCACTGGATGTCCATAAGAGGTTTATAAAGCAATGTTTGGAAGAG TACTTTTATGGTGCTGATGATGAGAATGCATCCAAAAGCTCAGGAAAAGTCAGAACAGAACCTGCTCAATCAGTGAAAGAAGAGAAGTCAGGTCAACCTGAATATCTTCAGTCAACAATCGAACAAAAAAATAACAGTTCCAGCCCTGCTGAAGAAACAGAAGGATCTGCTTTGTTTGGAAAGAAATCAACGGATCATGAGATTGAAAATAGTGACAGTGATTTAAATGAAGAGACCATCAAGGAGGCAATAAAAAAGAGGGCTTCTTATTTTAGAGCTAATTCTGA GCGTATTACTTTACAACAAGTTCGTCGATTGTTGGAGGAAGATCTTAAACTTGCAAAGAAAACTTTGGATGCATACAAAAGTTTTATCAGCAAAGAATTAGATATG GTCCTGCAATCACCCGAAATTCTTAAATCTGCAAATGGTGTTAAGAAGAAACCTAAGAAAGCTTCTCGAGATGTGGGTGAGAAAAGCCTGAGCAAAGTCTCTAAAAAGGCCCATAGGAAATCAGATAACTCAGAGAGCAACAATATCCTCAGTGAGGATGATGAGGTTGATGAAGAAATAAGACCAAAAAAGAGGACAGCTGAAAAAATTAAAGCTAGCTTGAAAAGTCCGAAAAGGCAGAAAAAATCAATGGAAGATAATAAATCACCCGTTTCTAAGAAGAAAAAACCTGTGGAAGCAGACTTAGAAGACAAGAGTTCGGAAGATGAGGGTGCAAAGTCCTCTGAGGATGGCGATTCTCACTCATCTGCGGAAGAGGAAGTCAAG AAGAAACAAGAGAAGCCAACTCAAGTGTATGGAAAACGAGTAGAGCACCTCAAGTCAATAATCAAATCCTGTGGGATGGG CGTTCCTCCAACGGTTTATAGGAGGGCCAAACAGGCTCCTGAAAGCAAACGTGAAGCCTTCTTAATAAAAGAGTTGGAGGAGATTCTTCAAAAGGAAGGGCTATCAACTAATCCTTCTGAAAAAG AAATTAAAGCAGTTAGAAAACGAAAAGAAAGAGCAAAAGAACTTGAAGGCATTGACTTGAGCAACATAGTGTCAAGTTCTCGTCGAAGAACTACATCCAGTTACATACCTCTACCAAAGCCTAAAATAGAAGTTGAAAGTGATGGAGATGAAGAAGATGAGGAAGACGAGGATGATGAGGAAAATGAGGAAGGTTCAGATGATGGTGATAATGATGGGGGAGATTCAGGTGAAGGATCTGATGAAG ACAGGCATTTAGGTGGCTGA
- the LOC105041339 gene encoding uncharacterized protein isoform X1: MEGEEEAKKPKEEVEAEISRAMRARVGDFKEQADSLTLEGVRRALEKDLGMKTFSLDVHKRFIKQCLEEYFYGADDENASKSSGKVRTEPAQSVKEEKSGQPEYLQSTIEQKNNSSSPAEETEGSALFGKKSTDHEIENSDSDLNEETIKEAIKKRASYFRANSERITLQQVRRLLEEDLKLAKKTLDAYKSFISKELDMVLQSPEILKSANGVKKKPKKASRDVGEKSLSKVSKKAHRKSDNSESNNILSEDDEVDEEIRPKKRTAEKIKASLKSPKRQKKSMEDNKSPVSKKKKPVEADLEDKSSEDEGAKSSEDGDSHSSAEEEVKKKQEKPTQVYGKRVEHLKSIIKSCGMGVPPTVYRRAKQAPESKREAFLIKELEEILQKEGLSTNPSEKEIKAVRKRKERAKELEGIDLSNIVSSSRRRTTSSYIPLPKPKIEVESDGDEEDEEDEDDEENEEGSDDGDNDGGDSGEGSDEDVEDESD; the protein is encoded by the exons ATGGAGGGAGAGGAGGAAGCCAAGAAGCCGAAGGAGGAGGTGGAGGCGGAGATATCGCGGGCGATGCGCGCTCGCGTGGGGGATTTCAAGGAGCAGGCAGA CTCCTTGACTCTTGAAGGTGTTAGACGAGCACTAGAGAAGGACTTAGGGATGAAGACATTTTCACTGGATGTCCATAAGAGGTTTATAAAGCAATGTTTGGAAGAG TACTTTTATGGTGCTGATGATGAGAATGCATCCAAAAGCTCAGGAAAAGTCAGAACAGAACCTGCTCAATCAGTGAAAGAAGAGAAGTCAGGTCAACCTGAATATCTTCAGTCAACAATCGAACAAAAAAATAACAGTTCCAGCCCTGCTGAAGAAACAGAAGGATCTGCTTTGTTTGGAAAGAAATCAACGGATCATGAGATTGAAAATAGTGACAGTGATTTAAATGAAGAGACCATCAAGGAGGCAATAAAAAAGAGGGCTTCTTATTTTAGAGCTAATTCTGA GCGTATTACTTTACAACAAGTTCGTCGATTGTTGGAGGAAGATCTTAAACTTGCAAAGAAAACTTTGGATGCATACAAAAGTTTTATCAGCAAAGAATTAGATATG GTCCTGCAATCACCCGAAATTCTTAAATCTGCAAATGGTGTTAAGAAGAAACCTAAGAAAGCTTCTCGAGATGTGGGTGAGAAAAGCCTGAGCAAAGTCTCTAAAAAGGCCCATAGGAAATCAGATAACTCAGAGAGCAACAATATCCTCAGTGAGGATGATGAGGTTGATGAAGAAATAAGACCAAAAAAGAGGACAGCTGAAAAAATTAAAGCTAGCTTGAAAAGTCCGAAAAGGCAGAAAAAATCAATGGAAGATAATAAATCACCCGTTTCTAAGAAGAAAAAACCTGTGGAAGCAGACTTAGAAGACAAGAGTTCGGAAGATGAGGGTGCAAAGTCCTCTGAGGATGGCGATTCTCACTCATCTGCGGAAGAGGAAGTCAAG AAGAAACAAGAGAAGCCAACTCAAGTGTATGGAAAACGAGTAGAGCACCTCAAGTCAATAATCAAATCCTGTGGGATGGG CGTTCCTCCAACGGTTTATAGGAGGGCCAAACAGGCTCCTGAAAGCAAACGTGAAGCCTTCTTAATAAAAGAGTTGGAGGAGATTCTTCAAAAGGAAGGGCTATCAACTAATCCTTCTGAAAAAG AAATTAAAGCAGTTAGAAAACGAAAAGAAAGAGCAAAAGAACTTGAAGGCATTGACTTGAGCAACATAGTGTCAAGTTCTCGTCGAAGAACTACATCCAGTTACATACCTCTACCAAAGCCTAAAATAGAAGTTGAAAGTGATGGAGATGAAGAAGATGAGGAAGACGAGGATGATGAGGAAAATGAGGAAGGTTCAGATGATGGTGATAATGATGGGGGAGATTCAGGTGAAGGATCTGATGAAG ATGTTGAAGATGAAAGTGATTGA
- the LOC105041340 gene encoding uncharacterized protein — MRKKLGTRFPASRIKKIMQADEDVGKIALAVPLLVSKALELFLQDLCDRTYEVTLQRGAKTVNSLHLKQCVKSYSAFDFLTDVVNKVPNLGGTEPYGDEKGISRRRKTLPHDGDVETNQELRSPKLAMRSANIGPRGRGRGRGRGRGRPRTRGIGCVKYEDDNDMFHELGDLSREIDGEEKPLSGKEDMAQSADPPCNSASVMGATSTAEAKQEGCSAWPLPDVVANIGIEPSSLVQLNMQIDEDEDYDNED; from the exons ATGAGGAAGAAGCTCGGCACCCGATTCCCCGCG TCACGAATAAAGAAGATAATGCAAGCAGATGAGGACGTAGGCAAGATTGCATTGGCTGTGCCTCTTTTAGTTT CAAAAGCTTTGGAGTTATTTTTGCAAGATCTTTGCGACAGGACTTATGAAGTTACTCTACAGAGAGGGGCCAAGACAGTGAATTCATTGCATTT AAAGCAATGCGTGAAGAGCTATAGTGCTTTTGATTTCCTGACCGATGTTGTCAATAAGGTACCAAACCTTGGAGGAACAGAACCTTATGGGGATGAAAAAGGAATTTCCAGGAGAAG AAAGACCCTGCCTCATGATGGCGATGTGGAGACCAACCAGGAGTTGAGGTCCCCCAAACTG GCAATGAGGAGTGCTAATATTGGTCCAAGAGGACGTGGAAGGGGTAGAGGAAGAGGCAGGGGTCGGCCAAGAACAAGGGGTATCGGGTGCGTAAAATATGAGGATGACAATGACATGTTTCATGAACTTGGTGACCTGTCGAGGGAAATCGACGGTGAAGAGAAGCCCCTAAGTGGGAAGGAAGACATGGCTCAGAGCGCAGATCCTCCCTGCAACTCTGCGTCGGTCATGGgtgcaacttcaactgcagaggcTAAGCAAGAAGGGTGTTCTGCTTGGCCTTTGCCTGATGTAGTGGCCAACATTGGCATTGAACCATCAAGCCTTGTACAATTAAACATGCAGATAGATGAGGATGAGGATTATGACAATGAAGATTAG